In Acidobacteriota bacterium, one genomic interval encodes:
- a CDS encoding MoxR family ATPase codes for MITTAGKVQQLQSSIESVIHGKSDVVELALVALLGGGHLLIEDVPGVGKTTLAQALARSFDCSFQRIQFTSDLLPSDIVGLEVYNQRNGAFDFKSGPIFANVILADEINRTTPKTQSALLEAMAEGHVTVEQNTYPLPKPFMVLATQNPVEHHGTYPLPESQLDRFMMRVRMGYPDAEDEKSILRQQTLNSPVEHLRPVMSGDDVLALQREVLEVAVDESLLDYLINIVRATRETDILNLGVSPRGSLALHRAAQALAYIEGRDFVIPDDIKRLVVPVFAHRIIVNSRYSTGMRRSDEAETALKEILRNINVPL; via the coding sequence GTGATAACCACCGCAGGCAAAGTACAGCAACTGCAATCTTCAATTGAAAGTGTCATTCACGGCAAATCCGATGTCGTCGAACTTGCATTGGTCGCGCTGCTTGGCGGCGGGCACCTGTTGATAGAAGACGTTCCCGGAGTCGGTAAAACGACACTTGCGCAAGCGTTGGCTCGCAGTTTCGACTGCTCGTTTCAACGCATTCAATTCACCTCCGATTTATTGCCTTCTGATATTGTCGGACTTGAAGTTTACAATCAACGCAACGGGGCGTTCGATTTTAAATCGGGACCGATTTTTGCCAATGTTATTCTTGCCGACGAAATCAATCGCACGACGCCGAAAACCCAATCCGCATTGCTTGAAGCGATGGCAGAAGGTCACGTCACGGTTGAGCAGAATACTTACCCGTTGCCGAAACCGTTTATGGTGCTGGCGACGCAAAACCCTGTCGAACATCATGGCACTTACCCATTGCCCGAATCGCAACTCGACCGCTTCATGATGCGCGTGCGGATGGGTTACCCCGATGCCGAAGATGAAAAAAGCATCCTGCGTCAACAAACCCTCAATTCACCGGTTGAACATCTGCGCCCGGTGATGAGCGGCGATGATGTGCTGGCATTGCAACGCGAAGTGCTGGAAGTCGCCGTCGATGAATCATTGCTCGATTATTTAATCAACATCGTGCGCGCCACGCGAGAAACCGATATTTTGAATCTCGGCGTCAGCCCGCGCGGCAGCCTCGCACTGCATCGCGCGGCGCAGGCGCTTGCCTACATCGAAGGCAGGGATTTTGTTATCCCGGATGACATCAAACGTCTGGTGGTTCCGGTGTTCGCGCATCGCATCATCGTCAATTCGCGTTACTCGACAGGGATGCGTCGTTCAGACGAAGCGGAAACCGCCCTCAAAGAAATTCTCCGCAACATCAATGTGCCGCTGTGA
- a CDS encoding ATP-binding protein, translating to MRTSTRLILLLTLTVSAVMVIATYLTSQNSARLLEDAARDEIRVHAITLQMALEEDYLSGGSLDAQRFINRLGSIEKIYCVILFDDQGEISMVSNSINSEQVKDPLEAQQAIATGKAFETVRQINNQTVFSIIAPLQVNEKRIGALEVAQPISFVNRHIAQTRRDTVLLGALICLAMFLVVLAVTRFSLANPIKELLGGAVAFGSGDLSHRVKVHRGGSELKILASEFNRMADQLAEQRARIATEAEERLQLERKLRHSERLATVGRLAAGVAHEIGAPLQVIDGRAKQLQESLDAPVEKRQRNLAIIRAQVDRISRIIRNLLNLARPYNLNLKKIDLQQAIATVVEALETQAARAGVRIKLESENGVAVKADADLLNQVLLNIALNGIQAMPGGGFLCIRYTADAGIKDGERFASIRISDNGSGIANEHLLRIFDPFFTTKEVGSGTGLGLAVSSRIVEEHGGWIEAGNNSEGGATFTIYLPQN from the coding sequence ATGAGAACCAGTACGCGTTTGATTTTGCTATTAACCTTGACCGTAAGTGCCGTCATGGTCATCGCGACCTATCTGACATCGCAAAACAGCGCCCGCTTGCTCGAAGACGCCGCCCGTGATGAAATTCGCGTTCATGCCATCACTTTGCAGATGGCGCTTGAAGAGGATTACCTGTCGGGGGGTTCGCTTGATGCCCAACGTTTCATCAACCGGCTGGGTTCGATTGAAAAAATTTATTGCGTGATTCTCTTCGATGACCAAGGCGAAATCTCTATGGTTTCCAACAGCATCAACTCCGAACAGGTCAAAGACCCGCTCGAAGCGCAACAGGCGATTGCCACCGGAAAGGCTTTTGAAACCGTCAGACAAATCAACAATCAGACGGTTTTTTCGATCATCGCCCCCTTGCAGGTAAATGAAAAACGCATCGGCGCGCTTGAGGTGGCGCAACCGATTTCCTTCGTCAACCGGCATATCGCGCAAACCCGCCGGGACACCGTGCTGTTGGGCGCGTTAATTTGTCTGGCAATGTTTCTGGTGGTGCTTGCCGTGACGCGCTTCAGTCTGGCAAATCCGATTAAAGAGTTGCTCGGCGGCGCGGTTGCCTTCGGCAGCGGTGATTTAAGCCATCGCGTTAAAGTCCACAGAGGCGGAAGCGAACTCAAAATTCTCGCCAGCGAATTCAATCGCATGGCTGACCAACTTGCCGAGCAACGCGCGCGAATTGCAACCGAAGCCGAAGAGCGGTTGCAGCTTGAACGAAAATTGCGCCACAGTGAACGCCTCGCAACCGTCGGGCGACTGGCTGCGGGGGTGGCACACGAAATCGGCGCGCCATTGCAGGTGATTGACGGACGCGCCAAACAGTTGCAGGAAAGTCTCGATGCCCCGGTTGAAAAACGCCAGCGCAACCTTGCCATCATTCGCGCTCAGGTTGACCGCATTTCGCGCATCATTCGTAACCTGTTGAATCTGGCAAGACCTTATAATCTCAATCTCAAAAAAATCGATTTGCAACAGGCGATTGCTACGGTTGTTGAAGCGTTGGAAACCCAGGCGGCGCGCGCCGGGGTTAGAATCAAACTCGAATCCGAAAATGGCGTGGCGGTTAAAGCCGATGCCGATTTACTCAATCAGGTGTTGCTCAACATCGCGCTAAACGGCATACAGGCAATGCCCGGAGGCGGGTTTTTATGCATTCGTTATACGGCTGATGCGGGCATCAAAGATGGCGAGCGGTTCGCTTCGATTCGCATATCCGATAATGGCAGCGGAATTGCAAATGAACATTTATTGCGCATCTTCGACCCGTTCTTTACCACGAAGGAAGTGGGCAGCGGCACGGGACTGGGGCTTGCCGTTTCGAGCCGCATTGTCGAAGAGCATGGCGGCTGGATAGAAGCCGGAAATAACAGCGAAGGCGGCGCAACCTTTACGATTTATCTGCCGCAAAATTGA
- a CDS encoding sigma-54 dependent transcriptional regulator: MNPRILIAEDDADLRDLLQDVLEDCGFETIAAMDGRAALVHLERQSETIDLLITDVNMPGLSGSDLLAAAREKRSEIAVIIITAFGSVEQAVELVKAGAFQYLTKPFDTDDLLKTVEQALEQTAAQRAQAKLRREIPAAPQRIIGASRPMQELFKLMPRAARSASTVLITGESGTGKELVARSIHEMSERKGAFVPVNCAAIPTDLIEAELFGHTGGAFTGAKQARAGLFESAEGGTLFLDEIGELPLAVQPKLLRVLQEGTARRVGADREREINVRVIAATNRDLEKEVEENRFREDLYWRLNVIHLHIPPLRERPFDIPLLVEHFLNKIAMVNHATPVNVSPEALAVLTAYEWRGNARELENALERAVALAEGTTLTPADLPERIRSSGHTAQLLTQAKEKRLTMYELEREYILETLRLTGGNKSRAAELLGFDRRTLHRKLDEYRAQDPNFEL; encoded by the coding sequence ATGAACCCAAGAATATTGATAGCCGAAGACGACGCCGATTTACGCGATTTGTTGCAGGACGTGCTCGAAGACTGCGGGTTTGAAACGATTGCCGCGATGGATGGGCGCGCGGCGCTCGTGCATCTCGAACGCCAATCGGAAACCATCGATTTGCTCATCACCGATGTCAATATGCCGGGCTTGTCGGGAAGCGATTTGCTTGCCGCAGCGCGCGAAAAACGCAGCGAAATTGCGGTCATCATCATTACGGCATTCGGCTCGGTCGAACAGGCGGTTGAACTCGTCAAAGCCGGTGCCTTTCAATATCTCACCAAACCGTTTGACACCGATGACTTATTGAAAACCGTTGAACAGGCGCTCGAACAAACCGCCGCCCAACGCGCCCAGGCAAAACTGAGGCGCGAAATCCCTGCCGCCCCGCAGCGCATCATCGGCGCTTCACGCCCGATGCAGGAACTTTTCAAATTGATGCCGCGCGCCGCGCGCAGTGCAAGCACTGTGCTCATCACCGGCGAATCGGGAACCGGCAAAGAACTCGTGGCGCGTTCCATTCACGAAATGTCTGAACGCAAAGGCGCATTCGTGCCGGTCAACTGCGCGGCGATTCCTACGGATTTAATCGAAGCCGAACTGTTCGGACACACCGGCGGGGCTTTTACCGGCGCTAAACAAGCCCGCGCAGGGCTGTTTGAAAGCGCCGAGGGCGGCACTTTGTTTCTTGACGAAATCGGCGAATTGCCGCTCGCTGTGCAACCCAAACTGTTGCGCGTCCTGCAGGAAGGCACGGCACGGCGCGTTGGCGCAGACCGTGAACGCGAAATCAATGTGCGAGTAATTGCCGCAACCAATCGCGACCTTGAAAAAGAGGTTGAGGAAAATCGCTTTCGCGAAGATTTATACTGGCGGTTGAATGTCATTCATCTGCACATTCCGCCGCTCAGAGAACGCCCCTTCGATATACCGTTATTGGTTGAACACTTCCTTAATAAAATTGCTATGGTCAATCACGCGACCCCAGTGAATGTTTCACCGGAAGCCCTCGCGGTGCTCACCGCTTATGAATGGCGCGGCAATGCGCGTGAACTGGAAAATGCGCTTGAGCGCGCCGTTGCCTTAGCCGAAGGCACAACGCTTACGCCGGCAGATTTACCCGAACGCATCAGAAGCAGCGGACACACGGCGCAACTATTAACCCAGGCGAAAGAAAAACGATTGACCATGTATGAACTGGAACGCGAATACATCCTGGAAACTTTGCGACTCACCGGCGGCAATAAATCGCGCGCCGCAGAACTGCTCGGCTTCGACCGTCGCACCCTGCATCGCAAACTCGATGAATACCGCGCGCAAGACCCGAACTTTGAATTGTGA
- a CDS encoding DUF1990 domain-containing protein: MFLLTQPTKKQVREFLDAQASSGFSYAEVGASRHGSPIGYNSDHNRIQLGTGADAFALAVQAIQRWQMFNTGWVKLYFSDAPIAVGACVAPLASHLGFYSLNACRIVYVIDENDNDVNVKKYGFAYGTLTEHVEQGEERFSVEWHHADNSVWYDLFAFSKPRHPFARLAYPVSRQLQKRFAADSQQAMLRAVKFEEL, encoded by the coding sequence ATGTTTTTGTTGACCCAACCGACTAAAAAACAGGTGCGCGAATTTCTTGATGCGCAAGCCTCGTCCGGGTTCTCTTATGCGGAAGTCGGCGCGTCCAGACACGGCTCACCCATTGGCTACAACAGCGATCATAATCGCATTCAACTCGGCACCGGCGCAGACGCCTTCGCGCTTGCCGTTCAGGCGATCCAACGCTGGCAGATGTTCAATACGGGTTGGGTTAAACTCTATTTCAGCGATGCGCCGATAGCGGTTGGCGCCTGCGTTGCGCCGCTCGCCAGTCATTTGGGATTTTATTCCTTAAACGCCTGCCGCATCGTTTATGTCATTGATGAAAATGATAACGACGTGAACGTAAAAAAATACGGCTTTGCTTATGGCACACTCACGGAACACGTTGAACAGGGCGAAGAGCGTTTTTCAGTTGAATGGCATCACGCCGATAATTCGGTCTGGTATGACCTGTTTGCCTTTTCAAAACCCCGTCATCCATTTGCGCGACTCGCCTATCCTGTGAGTCGCCAATTGCAAAAACGTTTTGCTGCGGATTCCCAACAGGCGATGCTTCGCGCCGTCAAATTTGAGGAGTTGTGA
- a CDS encoding type II toxin-antitoxin system prevent-host-death family antitoxin produces the protein MIEVTIEEAKAQLSGLLQRVSMGEDVIICEGGKAIAKLVTTQQRPRRKLGEDAGKGWVADDFDAPLPDDIQAYFEGRGE, from the coding sequence ATGATTGAAGTCACCATAGAAGAAGCCAAAGCGCAATTATCAGGACTCTTGCAGCGTGTCAGTATGGGCGAAGATGTAATTATTTGTGAAGGCGGCAAAGCCATCGCCAAACTTGTCACAACCCAACAACGCCCGCGCCGAAAACTCGGCGAAGACGCTGGCAAAGGCTGGGTGGCTGACGATTTTGATGCGCCACTGCCTGATGATATACAAGCCTACTTCGAGGGACGCGGCGAGTGA
- a CDS encoding type II toxin-antitoxin system VapC family toxin, whose protein sequence is MKILIDTQSFLWFFLEPHKLGNDGKDALTDTNNELYLSAARAWEISIKYGLGKIALPEPPDIYLPKKLLSAGIIGFPIEFHHVLAVYSLPLIHKDPFDRLIIAQTKIESLTLLTADPIMLKYTSDFIWSAKPNP, encoded by the coding sequence GTGAAAATATTGATAGATACTCAAAGTTTTCTGTGGTTTTTTCTGGAACCTCATAAACTTGGCAATGATGGAAAAGATGCGCTGACGGATACGAACAATGAATTATACCTGTCAGCAGCGCGCGCTTGGGAAATCTCAATAAAGTATGGGCTTGGTAAAATAGCTCTGCCTGAACCGCCGGATATTTATCTCCCCAAAAAACTACTTAGCGCGGGTATAATTGGTTTTCCAATAGAATTTCATCATGTTCTCGCCGTTTATTCCTTGCCGCTGATTCACAAAGACCCGTTTGACCGATTAATTATTGCTCAAACCAAAATTGAATCGCTCACCCTTCTAACGGCAGACCCAATTATGCTCAAATATACTTCGGATTTCATCTGGAGCGCGAAACCCAACCCTTAA
- a CDS encoding aldehyde dehydrogenase family protein — MIIHDKIYINGEWVAPVGKNMIDVINSTTEEVMGRIPECAVEDVNRAVAAARAAFATWAATPAEERAAIIARISEGLKARVNELGNLIANEVGMPLQMATAVQAGMPAMVMGSYAKLLGEYQFEEQVNNSLIVKEPVGVIGCITPWNYPLHQVVCKVAPAIAAGCTVVLKPSEVAPLTAFVFAEVLHDAGLPAGVFNLVTGYGTVVGEAIAAHPDIDMVSFTGSTRAGKRVSEVAAQNVKRVALELGGKSASIVLDDADLQRAVSSSVGNCYFNSGQTCSAHTRLLVPESRYDEAVQIAKATAEKFTVGDPRTGEAKLGPLVSKTQQERVRGFIQKGIDEGATLVTGGAQQPEGLDKGFFVKPTVFANVSNDMTIAQEEIFGPVLSIIAYKDEDDAVRIANDTIYGLAGGVWSGDVERAKRLARRIRAGQIDINGGKFNPLAPFGGFKQSGHGREMGKYGFEEYLEIKSLQL; from the coding sequence GTGATTATCCATGACAAAATTTACATCAATGGCGAATGGGTCGCTCCCGTTGGCAAAAATATGATTGATGTCATCAATTCGACAACCGAAGAAGTAATGGGACGCATTCCCGAATGCGCCGTTGAAGATGTCAACCGCGCCGTCGCCGCTGCCCGCGCCGCCTTCGCCACCTGGGCTGCGACTCCAGCCGAAGAACGCGCCGCCATCATCGCCCGCATCAGCGAAGGCTTGAAAGCCAGAGTCAATGAACTTGGCAATCTCATCGCCAATGAAGTCGGTATGCCTTTGCAGATGGCGACCGCCGTACAAGCCGGAATGCCGGCGATGGTCATGGGGTCTTATGCAAAACTTCTCGGCGAATATCAGTTTGAAGAACAGGTCAACAATTCGCTCATCGTCAAAGAACCCGTCGGCGTCATCGGTTGCATCACGCCCTGGAATTATCCGCTGCATCAGGTGGTCTGCAAAGTTGCGCCCGCAATTGCCGCCGGTTGCACGGTGGTTTTGAAGCCCAGTGAAGTTGCGCCGCTCACAGCATTCGTTTTCGCCGAAGTGTTGCACGATGCGGGACTCCCGGCAGGGGTGTTCAACCTGGTCACCGGTTACGGTACGGTTGTCGGCGAAGCCATCGCCGCGCACCCGGATATTGATATGGTGTCGTTCACCGGTTCGACTCGCGCAGGCAAGCGTGTGAGCGAAGTCGCCGCGCAAAATGTCAAGCGCGTAGCACTCGAACTTGGTGGCAAGTCGGCGAGCATTGTTTTGGACGATGCGGATTTGCAACGCGCCGTCTCATCAAGCGTCGGCAATTGCTATTTCAATTCGGGGCAAACCTGTTCGGCGCACACGCGCCTGCTGGTTCCCGAATCGCGTTATGATGAAGCCGTGCAAATCGCCAAAGCGACCGCCGAAAAATTCACGGTCGGCGACCCGCGCACAGGCGAAGCGAAACTCGGACCTTTGGTTTCCAAAACCCAACAGGAGCGTGTTCGCGGCTTTATTCAAAAAGGCATTGATGAAGGCGCGACTCTGGTGACCGGCGGCGCACAGCAACCCGAAGGCTTGGACAAAGGCTTTTTCGTCAAGCCGACGGTCTTTGCCAATGTGAGCAATGATATGACCATCGCGCAGGAAGAGATTTTCGGACCGGTGCTTTCCATCATTGCTTACAAAGATGAAGATGACGCGGTGCGTATTGCTAACGATACGATTTACGGACTCGCGGGCGGCGTATGGTCAGGCGACGTCGAACGCGCCAAACGTCTGGCGCGGCGCATTCGCGCAGGACAAATTGACATCAACGGTGGCAAGTTCAATCCGCTGGCTCCCTTCGGCGGCTTCAAACAATCGGGGCACGGACGCGAAATGGGCAAATACGGATTTGAAGAGTATCTCGAAATCAAATCCCTGCAACTTTAG
- a CDS encoding putative LPS assembly protein LptD → MARYSRLLIVAIFLLFILLIAARPSRAQYIYILKQNPQDEKADKKARKQERKAAQEKSQKSETENKPPGEEKPAAPKTPTGEVVVVTADKQTKDGDIYLYEGYVNLTAGLYRLQADRVTFNDATKDAVAEGNVIFDEGEDQRITARRAEINLVSKRGTFWDTTGFSNRTQTGEYIYYTAAEVHKTGEGIYELINADVTACEDAIPKWIFAAKRAELKQGDRLILNKAIFRVKNLPIFYLPYAWIPSTRNGRQSGFLLPTTGSSNQKGRTIRNAYYQTLGNSADITFRNDLYTSRGSGFGAEFRAQTDEKSYLRLGTFTVKDRLFGPVGENQGGTAFSGEAIQYLPHGWLAVGNVSVVSSLKFRQAFSDDITQVIDPRRESTFYANNNTGNFSFNFLASNEITRIFRLNQESVGGTDFDVKVRQAPEINLTMYPHRIFDNLPIYFAFDADIGALKREHSVNDNRVFVTPAVVQRFDFQPKVTVPLATVAGIAVTPSFSIRETYYTSSLDPLRSGFTPELFAASPDDPRLNPLLPEFNPNITLYNREQFDPIIPQSLLRSYAEFAVDIRPPAFEKIFLKADGSRRFKHLIEPYITYRLIKGVGSEFNEIIRFDERDAVANTNEFEYALVNRFYTTIESSDLRRDKKIRKQQQPGNPFPMEIERPETKRKKNKKSEPVSGENPTDNVTSDEAKATKEKKPKLATGESSELKNNSNQLDRRIATDIDANKDAVTNDANRKAATSETKPDESTATLSETERLAASATNEDAPEQAYEFLTIKVAQKYFFDRDFGGALKPLARNQFFPINTLSGFTFGGRARSFSPANIQVRYRPLSVLFTDVRMDVGSTDGVVRNVTISGGYDKDKFTVSSSWFLSRRITLDANRFEPGSFAGNQLVTTFQYGDEGKGFYWGTNIGYDFTDQFLSATEVSNGRLRNSRSYFGYAFDCCGIQFNYNTFKAGLRNESAFTFTFSLAGLGSFGTDQFSQLGGGGGSSRKAAKRARKAAANDF, encoded by the coding sequence GTGGCGCGTTATTCAAGATTGCTTATCGTAGCAATTTTTCTTCTCTTTATTTTACTCATTGCCGCTCGCCCCAGCCGCGCGCAATACATCTACATCCTCAAACAAAATCCGCAGGATGAAAAAGCCGATAAGAAAGCCCGAAAACAGGAACGCAAGGCGGCACAGGAAAAATCGCAAAAATCCGAAACAGAAAATAAACCACCCGGCGAAGAAAAACCCGCAGCGCCGAAAACTCCTACCGGTGAAGTGGTCGTCGTCACCGCCGATAAACAGACCAAAGACGGCGATATTTATCTCTATGAAGGCTATGTCAATCTGACCGCAGGGCTTTATCGTTTGCAAGCCGACCGCGTGACCTTCAATGACGCCACTAAAGATGCGGTTGCCGAAGGCAATGTCATTTTTGATGAAGGCGAAGACCAGCGCATCACCGCCAGACGCGCCGAAATCAATCTGGTTTCCAAACGCGGGACGTTTTGGGATACCACAGGATTCAGCAACCGCACACAAACCGGCGAGTACATTTATTACACTGCCGCAGAGGTGCACAAAACCGGCGAGGGCATTTACGAACTCATCAATGCTGATGTGACAGCTTGCGAAGATGCGATTCCGAAATGGATTTTTGCAGCGAAACGCGCCGAGTTGAAACAGGGCGACCGGTTGATTTTAAACAAAGCGATTTTCCGCGTAAAAAACCTGCCGATTTTTTATCTGCCGTATGCGTGGATACCAAGCACACGCAACGGACGCCAATCCGGCTTTTTGCTGCCGACCACCGGTTCGTCCAATCAAAAAGGGCGCACCATTCGCAATGCTTACTATCAAACGCTCGGCAATTCCGCAGACATCACCTTTCGCAATGACCTCTACACTTCGCGCGGCAGCGGGTTTGGCGCAGAGTTTCGCGCGCAGACCGATGAAAAATCCTATTTGCGGCTTGGCACCTTCACCGTCAAAGACCGGTTGTTTGGACCTGTGGGTGAAAATCAGGGCGGCACGGCGTTTTCCGGTGAAGCCATTCAATACCTGCCGCATGGTTGGCTTGCCGTGGGCAATGTCTCTGTGGTTTCTTCGCTGAAATTCCGCCAGGCATTTTCCGATGACATCACCCAAGTCATCGACCCGCGCCGCGAATCGACCTTTTATGCCAATAACAACACCGGCAATTTCAGTTTCAATTTTTTAGCCTCGAATGAAATCACCCGCATCTTTCGTTTGAATCAGGAGTCAGTTGGCGGCACTGATTTCGATGTCAAAGTGCGACAAGCGCCGGAAATCAATTTGACCATGTATCCACACCGCATCTTTGACAATCTGCCAATCTATTTTGCATTCGATGCCGATATCGGCGCATTGAAACGTGAACACAGCGTCAATGACAACCGGGTTTTTGTCACCCCTGCCGTCGTTCAACGATTCGATTTTCAACCGAAAGTCACCGTGCCGCTCGCCACCGTTGCAGGCATCGCGGTCACTCCGAGTTTCTCGATTCGCGAAACCTATTACACCAGCAGCCTCGACCCGCTGCGTTCGGGATTTACCCCGGAGTTGTTTGCCGCCAGTCCTGACGACCCGCGACTCAATCCGCTGCTACCGGAATTCAATCCCAACATCACGCTTTATAATCGCGAACAATTCGACCCGATTATTCCGCAATCGCTGTTGCGCAGTTACGCAGAATTTGCCGTCGATATTCGCCCCCCGGCATTTGAGAAAATCTTTTTGAAGGCGGACGGTTCCAGACGTTTCAAACATTTAATCGAACCTTACATCACTTATCGTTTAATCAAAGGCGTCGGCAGCGAGTTCAATGAAATCATCCGTTTCGATGAACGCGACGCCGTAGCCAACACCAACGAATTTGAATACGCCTTGGTCAACCGGTTTTACACTACGATTGAAAGCAGCGATTTACGGCGCGATAAAAAAATTCGCAAACAACAACAACCCGGCAATCCCTTTCCGATGGAAATTGAACGCCCTGAAACCAAACGCAAGAAAAATAAAAAGAGTGAACCGGTAAGCGGCGAAAACCCGACGGATAACGTAACAAGCGATGAAGCCAAAGCGACGAAAGAGAAAAAGCCGAAACTCGCGACCGGCGAATCAAGCGAATTGAAGAATAATTCCAATCAACTCGACCGGCGCATCGCAACCGACATCGACGCGAATAAAGACGCGGTTACCAATGACGCGAATCGCAAAGCGGCAACTTCGGAAACCAAACCTGACGAGTCAACCGCGACACTCAGCGAAACCGAACGCCTTGCGGCATCCGCAACCAACGAAGATGCGCCCGAACAGGCTTATGAATTTCTAACCATCAAAGTCGCGCAGAAATATTTTTTTGACCGCGACTTCGGCGGGGCGTTGAAACCCCTGGCGCGTAATCAATTTTTTCCCATCAATACGCTTTCCGGGTTTACTTTCGGCGGGCGGGCGCGCAGTTTTTCACCCGCCAACATTCAGGTGCGTTATCGACCGCTATCGGTGCTGTTCACGGACGTGCGAATGGATGTCGGCTCTACAGACGGCGTGGTTCGCAACGTAACGATTTCGGGCGGCTATGACAAAGATAAATTCACGGTTTCATCAAGTTGGTTTTTATCGCGACGCATTACGCTTGATGCCAATCGCTTTGAGCCGGGAAGTTTTGCCGGCAATCAACTGGTGACCACTTTTCAATATGGCGACGAAGGCAAAGGCTTTTACTGGGGCACGAATATCGGCTACGACTTCACCGACCAGTTTTTGAGCGCCACGGAAGTTTCCAACGGAAGGCTGAGAAACTCGCGCAGCTATTTCGGCTATGCCTTCGATTGTTGCGGCATTCAATTCAACTACAACACCTTCAAAGCCGGGCTGCGCAACGAAAGCGCGTTTACGTTCACCTTCTCGCTTGCAGGGCTTGGCAGTTTCGGCACCGACCAGTTTTCCCAGCTCGGCGGGGGTGGCGGCAGTTCCCGCAAAGCCGCGAAACGCGCCCGCAAAGCCGCCGCCAACGATTTTTAA
- the fumC gene encoding class II fumarate hydratase produces MSSNLSNSQTRMETDSMGAIAVPASVYWGAQTARSLIHFNIGHDRMPAELIRAFAILKKAAAMVNLDLGKLPAEKARLIIQAADEIITGKLSDQFPLSIWQTGSGTQTNMNLNEVIANRAIELAGGIRGSKNPIHPNDDVNMSQSSNDTFPTAMHIAAAERVHNYLIPAIQLVHDAIDAKAKAFAGVVKIGRTHLQDATPLTVGQEMSGWASLLARDIRRLRESLDGLYDLAIGGTAVGTGLNTHPEFAERAAARIAELTGLPFRSHPNKFAALSAHDELVFAHGAIHTLAVSLMKIANDIRWLASGPRCGLGELIIPENEPGSSIMPGKVNPTQCEAMTMITAQVHGNNAAIAFAGSQGNFELNVFKPVIIHNFLHSVTLIHDACHGFVDYMIRGIELNRAQIAAHVNNSLMLVTALAPRIGYDNAAHLAHTAYVEGSTLRDACIKLGLLSAAEFDEIARPETMTHP; encoded by the coding sequence ATGTCCAGCAATTTATCAAACTCTCAAACACGCATGGAAACCGACAGCATGGGTGCGATTGCAGTGCCCGCTTCGGTTTACTGGGGCGCGCAAACCGCGCGTTCGCTCATTCATTTCAACATCGGGCACGACCGCATGCCAGCGGAACTGATTCGCGCATTTGCGATTTTGAAAAAAGCCGCCGCGATGGTCAATCTCGACCTCGGCAAATTGCCAGCGGAAAAAGCTCGCCTCATCATTCAAGCCGCTGATGAAATCATCACGGGAAAATTGAGCGACCAGTTTCCTTTGAGTATCTGGCAAACCGGCAGCGGCACCCAGACCAACATGAATTTGAATGAAGTCATCGCCAATCGCGCCATTGAACTTGCCGGGGGCATACGCGGTTCAAAAAATCCCATTCACCCCAACGATGATGTAAATATGTCGCAATCATCGAACGACACCTTTCCGACCGCCATGCACATCGCCGCGGCAGAGCGCGTACACAATTATCTGATTCCCGCGATTCAACTGGTTCACGACGCGATTGACGCAAAAGCCAAAGCGTTTGCCGGAGTCGTCAAGATTGGTCGCACGCATTTGCAGGACGCAACGCCGCTCACCGTCGGGCAGGAGATGTCGGGCTGGGCGAGTCTGCTTGCGCGCGACATCCGAAGGCTCAGAGAGTCGCTTGATGGGCTTTATGATTTAGCTATCGGCGGCACAGCCGTTGGCACAGGACTCAACACTCATCCCGAATTTGCCGAACGCGCGGCAGCGCGCATTGCCGAACTGACAGGCTTGCCGTTTCGTTCGCATCCGAACAAATTCGCGGCGCTTTCGGCGCATGATGAACTGGTGTTTGCGCACGGCGCAATTCATACGCTCGCGGTGTCGCTGATGAAAATTGCCAATGATATACGCTGGCTGGCGTCTGGTCCGCGTTGCGGACTCGGCGAGTTGATTATTCCTGAAAATGAGCCGGGGTCTTCGATTATGCCGGGCAAAGTCAATCCCACGCAGTGCGAAGCGATGACCATGATTACTGCACAGGTTCACGGCAATAATGCGGCGATTGCTTTTGCGGGTTCACAGGGCAATTTTGAATTGAATGTCTTCAAGCCGGTGATCATTCATAATTTCCTGCATTCGGTGACGCTCATTCATGATGCCTGTCATGGATTTGTCGATTATATGATTCGCGGCATCGAACTCAACCGCGCGCAGATTGCGGCGCACGTCAATAATTCTTTGATGCTGGTGACGGCGCTTGCCCCGCGCATCGGTTACGACAACGCGGCGCATCTCGCGCATACGGCTTATGTAGAAGGCAGCACCTTGCGTGACGCCTGCATAAAACTCGGCTTGCTGAGCGCCGCAGAGTTCGATGAAATCGCGCGACCCGAAACCATGACGCATCCGTAA